The nucleotide sequence GCATGTGCCAAATTTCAGGGGTGGTACAGGAACCCGGAACCCTCGTTCATGTCCATGATCGCACGCGGTACACGGTTATGCACCATCATCGTTGGCGCGTGCGCGACGATGCTCGGTGTGTCGGCCTGCAGCAGTGACCCGGTCCCCACGCAGAATCTGGCGATTGGCACCACGTCGCTGAGCGCGACGGTCGCCACGTCGCCGGCGGCGGTCCCCTCGGTGCGCATTGCCGACAAAGGGGGCAAGGGGGTGAAGGGCGTCATGGTGCGCTGGAAGGCGAGTGGTGGTGGTCTCGTCACCAACGACTCCATTCGCACGGCCTCCGACGGCACCGCCTCGTCTGGTGGATGGCGGCTCGGGACCACCGCCGGGCTGCAGACGCTTACCGCCACCGCGGATGGCGTGCCGGCCGTGACCTTCACGGCCACCGCCGCCGCCGGACCCGTGACCCAACTGGCGCCGAGCAACAGCATCAGCGGCTCGCCCGTGGTCAACTCCGTTGTGTCGCCGGCGCCGGTGGTGAAGGCCATGGACGTCTACGGCAATCCAGTTCCGGGCGTCACCATCACCTTTGTCCCGGCGACCGGGGCTGGTTCGGTCACCGGCGCCCAGCAGACCACCAATGAGGCCGGCCTCGCCACCGTTGGCGGGTGGCAGCTCGGCACCACCGCCGGCATTCAGGTGCTGCAGGCCACTGCCGCCGGTACCAGTGGCACGACCTTCAGCGTCGCCGCCATCCCCGGGCCCGCCGCCGATCTCGTGCGCTTCACCGCCGCCGCGGTAGACGGCCCCGCGGGCACGGCGATCAATCCGGCGCCCGGCGTGAAGGTGGTGGACGCCTTCGGCAATGGCGTCGGCAACGTGCCGGTGACCTTCACCCCGGGGAGCAATTCGGGCTCGGTCACCTCGAGCACGGTGCTCAGCGATCCGGCGACCGGTACCGCCTTCGTTGGCTCTTGGATTCTTGGCACGCAGTCCGTGCAGACGCTCACCGCCACCAGCTCGCTGCTCCCGGGCAAGAGTGTCGGCTTCACGGCAAACGTGATTGCGACCGCGTTCAATCTGGAAGTGCGCTTCATCGGTACGCCCACCACGCTCGTGCAGACGGCCTTCACCGACGCCGCGCGGCGCTGGCGGCAGATCATCGTGGGGCACGTGCACGATGTGCTCGCGAACGTCAATCTGGCCACCTTCTGCGACAGCTGGCTGCCGCAGATCAACGAGACGGTGAAGGACGTCGTGATCTACGCCCGCACGACGCCCATTGATGGCGCCGGCCAGATCCTCGGGCAGGCGTACGTCTGCGGTTACAACAACTCCAACAACATGCCGGTGATCGGCGTGATGGAGTTCGATGAAGCCGACATGCCCGGCCTTATCGCGCGTGGCACGCTGAACGATGTCATCCTGCACGAAATGGGACACGTGCTCGGGTTCGGTACCCTCTGGGATGCCGGGCGCTCGCTCCTGACCGGCGCCGGCACCAGCGATCCGTACTTCGTGGGATCGAATGCGCGCGCCGAGTTCGCCGCCATGAATACCACCACGTACAGCGGCAATCCGGTCCCCATCGAGAACTCTGGCGGCGCCGGCACGCGCGACTCGCACTGGCGCGAAACCATTCTGCAGGATGAGCTCATGACGGGCTATCTCACCGGCAGCACGCGTCCGTTGTCACGCCTCACGATCGCGTCGATGCGCGACATGGGCTACACGGTGAGTTACAGCACCGCCGATGCGTATCGCATCACGGCGGCGTTGTATCAGTTCCCCTTCGTGCAAAGCGGACTCGAGCTGCACGGCGACATCAAGCGCACGCCCGGGGTGGCGTTTGGCCCGAAAGGCGCGGTGATCAAGCTGCGGTGACGGGAGCACTCCGCGCGGTGCATCACCGCGCGGCGTGTCCGTCAGGCGTCGACGAGCCGCTTGCCGGTCAGGCGCAGCCACACCAGCAGCGCCACATCGGTCGGCAGCGCCACCGATTCGCGCAGCATGTACTCGAGCACCGCCCGATTCGCTGAGATCGGGCTGGTCCGCGTGGGCGACGGCATCGGCTGCAGGCCGTGCAGCCGTGCGAGAATGTCCAGGCGCAGCATGTGGAACGGGTCGCTGACCACCAGCACGCGCGGCCGCGCGGGGAGGCGATCAGCGCGACCGATCGGCGTGGAATCGCGGAGCGCTTCGAGCACGGACGCGGCGCCTTCGATGGACGCGAGCGATGTGCGGCCCGCCGGCTCCAGGAAAATCGCCGTATTGGGGACGCCGCGGCGCGCGAGATAGCGGCGACCGGCCGCCGCTTCGCTGATCAGATCGCCCTGACGACGCCCGCCGGTCACCACGATGCGCGGCGCCTCCGCGGCCTTCCATAGCGACAAGGCGTGATCCAGCCGCGAGCGCAGCACCGGCGAGGGGCGGCCCCCGTACTGGGCCGCGCCGAGTACCACGATGGCGTCGGCGGGCCCGTGGCTCGTGCGCCGCGCCCAGCCGGCGATGCACGCCAGCGAGGCCAGCCACCCGATCGCCAGCACGGCGACCAGTCGCAGTGCGAATTGGCGAAGACCGGTACCACGTGACGCGCGGGCCATGTGGCGAAACTACCCAATCGCCCGCGCCACGGCACCATCCGGCGGGACCGGCCGTTCGCGGAATGTCCCCGGAACGATCGCTGGATGTGCTCTCCATGATGACTTCGCCATATTGGTGAGCGTCCGCAGCTGGTTGGGCTCGCCGCCGCAGGACCGGCCGGCAGACTCGACAGGGCTTTCCATTGACCGCTTGGCCGACATGACCCTCCCGCCCCTCTCGCCTCGTTCTGCGCCGCGCCGTATCTCGCTGCGACGCCTCCTGGTTGGCACCATCGCCCTCACCCTCGCCGCGTGCAAAGGCGATGCGCCGGTCCCGTCGTCGGCGACCGCCGTCACCACGGTGACCATCGCGGCACCGGTCGCGTCACGGCTGAGTGAAATGAACGCGCCGGTGGTGAAGATCGCCGACGCCAAGGGCAAACCGATGCGCAACCTGCTCGTGCGCTGGAAGGTGACGAGCGGCGGCGGTTCGGTGATCAATGACTCCTCGCGCACCGACGCGCAGGGGCAGGCGACGTCGGGCGGCTGGAATCTCGGCACGACAGCCGGGGTGCAGACGCTCACGGCGACCCTCGACGGATTGCCGCCGGTGACGTTCACGGCCAACGCGGTACCCGGCCCGATTTCCGAGCTCACGCCGGTCACGACGACGTTCACGACGACCGTCGTGAACCAGACGGTGGTCCCCTCGCCGGCCGTGCTCGCCAAGGATGCGTACGGCAACATCGTGCCCGGCGGTCAGGTCGTGTTTGCGCTCGCGCAGTCGCAGGGCACGCTCGTCGGCGAAACGCAGGCCACCAATGCCCAAGGCATCGCGACGCTCGCCAGCTGGCAGCTCGGTACGACGGCCGGAACGCAATCGGTGCGCGCCACCTCCCCCACGGCGCAGGCGATCACCATCTCGGTGACCGCGCGGCCGGGACCGGTCACGAAGCTCATTGCGCTGACCCAGCCGGATGTGGCCGGTGTCGTGTCCACCGCCGTTGGTGCAACGCCCACGGTGCGCACGGCGGATGCGTTCAACAACGGCGTGCCCAACATCCCCGTCACGTGGACGCTCGGCGCCAACTCGGGCACCATTACGACGCCCACGGCCGTGTCGGACGCCAATGGCGTGGCGACGCCGGGCGCGTGGGTGCTCGGCACCGCC is from Gemmatimonadaceae bacterium and encodes:
- a CDS encoding YdcF family protein, which gives rise to MARASRGTGLRQFALRLVAVLAIGWLASLACIAGWARRTSHGPADAIVVLGAAQYGGRPSPVLRSRLDHALSLWKAAEAPRIVVTGGRRQGDLISEAAAGRRYLARRGVPNTAIFLEPAGRTSLASIEGAASVLEALRDSTPIGRADRLPARPRVLVVSDPFHMLRLDILARLHGLQPMPSPTRTSPISANRAVLEYMLRESVALPTDVALLVWLRLTGKRLVDA